The Litchfieldia alkalitelluris genome has a window encoding:
- a CDS encoding HD-GYP domain-containing protein yields MSKSIKLYILILILLCISFSSYWFSESPIRIESLPFFILLMILAEAYRVPVFIYGSQEQVKISWSLVVSISVLIGTGISEAIIINVIGAITCSIYPKRLPLIKTLYNIGSYVLSITLAYSIYVNIVNIVPSKISSTLMALFFIPILYLLANWSINIILLKLVTKNKFTTILFDLLGSQLHHFILFAFIGGIQGYFYKENGAESLILTLILIGVLLYSFKKTAENANTRILELEESNRVSKELAAEIDKTLEQFIHTLTATVDARDPYTYGHSLQVSNYALALATELRLPDEEIETIRIAGLLHDIGKISIPESILFKEGRLSEEEYHIMKGHAAIGEEILSDIPKLADVAKLVGMHHERYNGSGYPRNLKGEEFPIGAHILGVSDTLDAIISNRSYKDERTVEDAMREFDRFKGILFHPLVVDALFSLRERLGEEPFKNSARLVENSDYVGKVKSNRGFSTIYKKARLSRVK; encoded by the coding sequence ATGTCAAAGTCAATTAAACTATATATTCTTATTCTTATTTTACTTTGTATTTCATTTTCTTCATACTGGTTTTCAGAATCACCCATTCGTATTGAGTCACTTCCATTCTTTATTCTACTTATGATATTGGCGGAAGCTTACAGGGTCCCAGTTTTTATATATGGTTCTCAAGAGCAAGTGAAAATATCCTGGTCCTTAGTCGTCTCTATTTCTGTTTTGATAGGTACAGGGATTAGCGAGGCAATTATTATTAATGTTATAGGTGCAATTACTTGCTCTATATATCCAAAGCGTTTACCACTAATAAAAACTCTATATAATATTGGTTCATACGTCTTATCTATCACATTAGCTTATTCAATCTACGTAAATATAGTAAATATTGTTCCTTCTAAAATTTCTAGTACCTTGATGGCTCTATTTTTCATACCCATTTTATATTTATTAGCAAATTGGTCAATAAATATTATCCTGCTTAAACTAGTTACAAAGAATAAATTTACAACGATTTTATTCGATTTGCTTGGCTCCCAGTTACATCACTTTATACTTTTTGCATTTATCGGGGGCATACAGGGCTATTTTTACAAGGAGAATGGTGCTGAATCGTTAATACTAACATTAATTCTAATTGGTGTTCTACTTTACAGTTTCAAGAAAACGGCAGAGAATGCAAATACTAGAATACTTGAGTTAGAGGAAAGTAATCGAGTATCTAAAGAACTTGCCGCGGAGATTGATAAAACGTTAGAACAATTTATTCATACCCTTACTGCAACAGTGGATGCACGTGATCCTTATACATATGGCCATTCGTTACAGGTGTCGAACTATGCACTGGCATTAGCAACAGAATTAAGGTTACCAGACGAAGAGATTGAGACGATAAGGATTGCCGGTCTGTTACACGATATTGGGAAAATTTCAATACCTGAAAGTATCTTGTTTAAAGAGGGAAGACTATCGGAAGAGGAGTATCACATAATGAAGGGCCATGCCGCTATAGGGGAGGAAATCTTATCAGATATTCCGAAGTTGGCAGACGTGGCAAAGTTAGTTGGTATGCACCATGAAAGATATAATGGGTCAGGGTATCCAAGAAACCTAAAAGGAGAAGAATTTCCTATAGGTGCACATATTCTAGGTGTTTCCGATACATTAGATGCAATCATTTCAAACCGTTCTTATAAGGATGAACGCACGGTTGAAGATGCAATGCGCGAATTTGATCGCTTCAAGGGTATACTTTTTCACCCGTTGGTAGTTGATGCGCTGTTTAGCTTAAGGGAAAGATTGGGTGAAGAACCTTTTAAAAATTCAGCTAGATTGGTAGAGAACTCTGATTATGTAGGTAAAGTTAAATCAAACAGGGGTTTTAGTACAATTTACAAAAAGGCTCGTTTGAGTAGGGTAAAATAG
- a CDS encoding GGDEF domain-containing protein, whose amino-acid sequence MKKKHPLRTYVFTWACNLIALTITIFHWGEGESLTEFVNYTTIIWLILICLARHGGLFNFVDSKISAGLACVVEFAALVVLPFPLFALSILVSCVVIIADRIRKRHPEPFLGPDINASNVIISGFIGMSVFQVTTEMFPDSEFFFSIALFVMASLYGTFQILIVNTLICLDEKISWLRGPAIQKSTVLTEGILVITGSLLAVTYLYNSYLLLFFIIPALLLQKLLQNANKAQLIYIDEKTGIYNYRYFDEKINEQFLKSKRQGEDLSLIFGDMDYLRDINNNYGHSLGDEAISAIGQVFKKGQEGKYISARFGGEEFVMILPETDIVRAKQVAEEIRKEVEHLDLKAASEEKVSLTISLGVASYPKDARDIQTLIQFADEALYEAKRLGRNRVCQYSDDFKELSIEQGRGNDVKVN is encoded by the coding sequence ATGAAAAAGAAACACCCGTTGAGAACGTACGTTTTTACTTGGGCGTGTAACTTGATAGCGTTAACAATTACTATATTTCATTGGGGTGAAGGAGAGTCACTAACAGAATTCGTTAACTACACAACTATAATTTGGCTTATTTTAATTTGTTTGGCACGTCACGGTGGTTTGTTTAATTTTGTAGACTCAAAAATATCAGCTGGACTTGCTTGTGTAGTTGAGTTTGCGGCTCTTGTGGTTTTACCCTTTCCTCTTTTTGCTCTTAGTATATTGGTTTCCTGTGTGGTAATAATAGCTGACCGAATAAGAAAAAGACATCCAGAACCATTTTTAGGTCCTGATATCAATGCATCTAACGTTATCATAAGCGGTTTTATAGGGATGTCTGTATTTCAAGTCACAACGGAAATGTTTCCGGACTCAGAATTCTTTTTTTCCATTGCGTTGTTTGTAATGGCTAGCTTATATGGTACTTTTCAAATACTAATTGTAAACACTTTAATATGTCTGGATGAAAAGATAAGTTGGTTAAGGGGTCCTGCCATTCAAAAAAGCACGGTCCTTACAGAAGGTATTTTAGTTATTACAGGGTCATTGTTAGCAGTAACGTACTTATATAATTCTTATTTGTTACTATTTTTTATCATTCCAGCCTTGTTACTGCAGAAGTTACTGCAAAATGCTAACAAAGCCCAACTTATTTATATTGATGAAAAAACAGGGATATATAATTATAGATATTTTGATGAGAAAATAAATGAACAATTCTTAAAGTCTAAAAGGCAAGGTGAAGACCTTTCATTGATATTTGGTGATATGGATTATTTGCGTGATATTAATAATAATTACGGTCATTCATTAGGTGATGAAGCAATTTCAGCGATTGGTCAGGTCTTTAAAAAAGGTCAGGAAGGGAAGTATATTTCTGCGCGATTTGGTGGAGAAGAGTTTGTCATGATCCTTCCAGAGACTGATATTGTTAGAGCTAAGCAAGTGGCGGAGGAAATTAGAAAAGAGGTTGAACATCTAGATTTAAAAGCAGCAAGCGAAGAAAAAGTATCTCTTACAATTAGTTTAGGAGTTGCAAGCTATCCTAAGGATGCTCGAGATATCCAAACACTCATACAATTTGCGGATGAGGCACTATATGAAGCAAAGAGATTGGGGAGAAATCGTGTTTGCCAGTATTCCGATGACTTTAAAGAATTAAGTATTGAGCAGGGGAGGGGAAATGATGTCAAAGTCAATTAA
- a CDS encoding S8 family peptidase, protein MKMKKLLSSILTVSLLLGGVTVSAKVNPVYHHVIEEKTAEYIVGIKANQEGVKEEVLKLGGNILEEWKFINSLVVELEPNQVEKIKSLAGVAFVNENAEVIETSKTSTKLDPKVIQNAYNTAVAAEKVWSKGYKGEGVTVAVVDSGLLNESNSTDFKGRIVAETKTSSNAANMADFFGHGTHVAGIIGGDGSVSGGKFVGIAPGVNLVNVKISDDKGMSSEQDLVKGLEWIYNNKDKYNIRVVNISSQIGQQQSYKESATAAAVEVLWKAGVVVVVSSGNKGGTDCSVCYAPANDPFVITVGAVDDVGTKDINDDHMKSWSANGITLDGHSKPEVVAPGSEIVSYMPKGTIRDIKPENIVDKSYFKMGGTSMAAPVVSGVVALMLQVNPDLTPDQVKWILKNTTRTYKEQPEGTPGIITADAATFFNLSNVPSDVTQNHAMSPLLDPLADADGSFSNISWSNISWSNISWSNISWSNISWSNNFDY, encoded by the coding sequence ATGAAGATGAAAAAATTATTATCAAGTATTTTAACGGTATCTTTATTGTTAGGGGGAGTAACCGTTTCAGCAAAGGTGAACCCTGTATATCATCATGTTATCGAGGAGAAAACAGCTGAATATATTGTGGGGATAAAAGCTAACCAAGAAGGAGTAAAAGAGGAAGTCCTGAAATTAGGTGGCAATATTTTAGAAGAATGGAAGTTTATTAATTCCTTAGTTGTTGAGCTAGAACCTAATCAAGTAGAAAAGATTAAGAGTTTAGCAGGGGTTGCTTTTGTGAATGAAAATGCGGAAGTCATTGAAACATCAAAAACCTCCACAAAACTTGATCCAAAGGTTATTCAAAATGCTTACAATACAGCAGTAGCGGCAGAAAAAGTATGGTCAAAGGGTTATAAGGGCGAAGGGGTAACTGTTGCAGTTGTGGATAGCGGATTACTCAATGAGAGTAATTCAACAGATTTTAAAGGAAGAATTGTTGCTGAAACAAAGACCTCCAGTAATGCGGCAAACATGGCTGACTTTTTTGGGCACGGAACCCATGTGGCAGGAATTATCGGTGGGGATGGCTCTGTAAGTGGAGGGAAATTCGTTGGAATAGCTCCAGGTGTTAATCTTGTTAATGTGAAAATCAGTGATGACAAAGGGATGTCAAGCGAACAGGACCTAGTTAAAGGTCTTGAGTGGATTTATAACAATAAGGATAAATACAATATACGTGTTGTAAATATTTCAAGTCAAATAGGACAGCAACAAAGCTATAAAGAAAGTGCAACAGCAGCTGCAGTGGAAGTATTATGGAAGGCAGGAGTGGTTGTTGTTGTATCTTCAGGGAATAAGGGTGGAACAGATTGCTCAGTCTGTTATGCTCCTGCAAATGACCCATTTGTCATTACAGTAGGTGCAGTGGACGATGTTGGAACAAAGGATATTAATGATGACCATATGAAGAGTTGGTCAGCTAACGGGATCACACTAGATGGACATTCAAAACCAGAGGTTGTTGCACCGGGTTCTGAGATTGTTTCATATATGCCAAAAGGAACCATCCGTGATATTAAGCCGGAAAATATCGTTGATAAGAGTTATTTTAAAATGGGTGGAACATCGATGGCTGCTCCGGTGGTTAGTGGTGTTGTCGCATTGATGCTTCAAGTGAACCCAGACCTTACACCAGATCAAGTGAAATGGATTCTTAAAAATACAACAAGAACTTATAAAGAACAGCCTGAGGGAACACCGGGAATTATTACTGCTGATGCAGCAACGTTTTTTAACTTATCTAATGTGCCTAGTGATGTTACACAAAACCATGCTATGTCTCCATTATTAGACCCATTAGCCGATGCAGATGGCTCGTTCTCTAATATCTCATGGTCGAATATCTCATGGTCAAATATCTCATGGTCAAATATCTCATGGTCAAACATTTCTTGGTCAAATAACTTCGATTATTAA
- a CDS encoding PRC-barrel domain-containing protein, producing MKRSIQLINLPILTITDGSLLGKVKGLIINPDRFSVDFLSLEQENRQGGIKVVPFNNVVGIGDYAVMVEQSELDISYNMINQLVSKKVQIIGTDVITEKGNYIGEVTEYMINEDSGKLEQLAILSGNQEEIITFEQVISIGKERVIVSEEAKPKKVLHKTEVAVNTSETSNIDTANDLKKKVEKLRDKQLKLLEGKTVTKNIYSNSGNLLMSQGTVLTEDNILSVMDEGPSVFIDLSMNVKE from the coding sequence ATGAAAAGAAGTATACAGTTAATAAACCTTCCTATCTTAACTATTACGGACGGAAGTCTCCTTGGTAAAGTCAAGGGGTTAATCATAAATCCAGACCGTTTTTCAGTTGATTTTCTTAGTCTTGAACAAGAAAATCGGCAAGGCGGTATTAAGGTCGTCCCATTTAACAACGTGGTTGGCATTGGCGATTATGCAGTTATGGTAGAGCAGAGTGAATTGGATATCTCTTATAATATGATCAACCAATTAGTTAGTAAGAAAGTTCAAATCATAGGTACAGATGTGATTACAGAAAAAGGGAACTATATAGGTGAAGTCACAGAGTACATGATTAATGAAGATTCAGGTAAGTTGGAACAGCTCGCTATATTATCAGGTAACCAGGAAGAAATAATCACGTTTGAACAGGTCATTTCGATTGGAAAGGAACGAGTAATCGTTAGTGAGGAAGCTAAGCCAAAAAAAGTACTTCATAAAACCGAAGTGGCGGTAAATACCTCAGAAACTAGCAATATAGACACAGCGAATGACTTAAAGAAAAAAGTAGAAAAGTTAAGAGATAAACAATTAAAGCTTTTGGAAGGAAAGACCGTGACTAAGAATATTTATAGCAATTCAGGGAACTTGCTTATGTCTCAAGGTACAGTATTGACAGAGGATAATATCCTATCTGTAATGGATGAAGGACCGAGTGTATTTATTGATCTTTCTATGAATGTTAAAGAGTGA
- a CDS encoding glycosyltransferase, with product MNNLKRNMNKKLAVVIPAMNEEDKIGRVLYEVKRLSPEFIIVVVNGSNDETGNIASSQGAQVLEFEEPLGNDVGRALGAMQVEADIYLFLDADIIIPAEDLLPFVSDIESGVDMALNAIDWVARHPRPHAPAIDRYFINMVQRRRDLGLENVLTIPHAFSKKALATMGIKALANPQLANAIAISKNLNIKISNDINVLKMNKKRANHTAKKGEVMSEAYQRMHGDTVEACYYLLETYGSRGGYSNGNRKNQYYEEYKDKGLKNVNNRIPVEVSIILSISDYSVYLRHLIDNIIHDNFEIIPIVHGASEKIRAYLHSCNLDFIDIPEYIGHDTAFAIGAEIANGEQLIFHDTAIPIDQYELVPFIQRLKKKEADIVINNQNILDDDDTEEIHYVGKLESMHPVHIGNYFLNITIGKNDLTISSPIVVPYGMTRKALDLIGPHSLINPCLLHMKAAHMNLTVATAGEVDIKGRINESVVPVILNHDRILGDFMEALAYWTSIYGPRGNFFDGRRKRHLLGESDGYYKIDPFLNVKEFKLNDKLASKNEEVRLKDSEPIHVEHQNNRGNDQEQFKHHLVKIIIEQLELVKQIYSPEEYEKVLREHLNDQLPLHEYYLIGKMLLNHYQEHRQKANFDLWWHSMYQKYRNYPPLLLELQYLKENERELEE from the coding sequence ATGAACAATCTTAAACGAAATATGAATAAAAAGCTGGCTGTTGTTATACCGGCCATGAATGAGGAGGATAAGATCGGAAGAGTTCTCTATGAAGTGAAGCGCTTAAGCCCAGAGTTTATTATTGTGGTTGTCAACGGTTCAAATGACGAGACGGGGAATATTGCAAGTTCTCAAGGTGCACAAGTTCTTGAATTTGAAGAACCGTTAGGAAACGATGTAGGTCGGGCTCTTGGGGCCATGCAGGTGGAAGCTGATATCTATCTGTTTCTGGATGCGGATATTATTATTCCTGCAGAGGATCTGCTCCCATTTGTTTCAGATATTGAATCAGGGGTTGATATGGCTTTAAATGCCATCGATTGGGTAGCAAGGCATCCTCGTCCCCATGCCCCGGCTATTGACCGTTATTTTATTAATATGGTGCAGCGAAGAAGAGATCTTGGATTGGAAAATGTACTCACAATACCTCATGCATTTAGTAAGAAGGCATTGGCTACCATGGGGATTAAAGCATTAGCTAATCCCCAATTAGCCAACGCCATTGCGATAAGCAAGAATTTAAATATAAAAATCTCTAATGACATTAACGTGCTTAAAATGAACAAAAAGCGTGCCAATCATACGGCAAAAAAAGGTGAAGTCATGTCAGAAGCCTATCAGCGGATGCATGGGGATACAGTGGAAGCATGCTATTATCTATTGGAGACATATGGAAGTAGAGGGGGTTACTCAAACGGAAACCGTAAAAACCAATATTACGAGGAATATAAAGATAAGGGATTGAAGAACGTTAACAATAGGATTCCTGTAGAGGTATCTATTATTCTATCCATTTCTGACTACTCCGTTTATTTACGACACCTAATTGATAACATTATCCACGACAATTTTGAAATTATTCCCATTGTCCATGGAGCCTCGGAAAAGATTAGAGCTTACCTCCATTCTTGTAATTTGGATTTTATTGATATTCCTGAATATATTGGGCATGATACAGCCTTTGCCATAGGGGCTGAAATCGCTAATGGTGAACAACTAATTTTCCATGATACAGCGATCCCCATTGACCAATACGAACTAGTTCCCTTTATCCAAAGATTGAAGAAAAAGGAAGCAGATATTGTTATCAACAATCAAAATATTCTTGATGACGATGATACAGAAGAAATACATTATGTTGGAAAGCTTGAGAGCATGCATCCCGTCCACATTGGTAACTATTTTCTTAATATTACAATCGGAAAGAACGATTTAACGATCTCTTCCCCGATTGTCGTTCCTTATGGAATGACACGTAAAGCTTTAGATTTAATTGGTCCACATAGTCTGATTAATCCCTGTCTACTTCATATGAAAGCTGCCCACATGAATCTAACAGTTGCAACTGCGGGGGAGGTCGATATTAAAGGGAGGATTAATGAGAGCGTAGTACCTGTAATTTTGAATCATGACCGAATTTTGGGTGATTTTATGGAAGCTCTCGCTTATTGGACTTCAATCTATGGGCCTCGTGGGAACTTTTTTGATGGAAGGAGAAAAAGACATCTCCTTGGAGAATCAGATGGATACTATAAAATTGATCCCTTTTTAAATGTAAAAGAGTTTAAACTGAATGATAAGCTGGCAAGTAAGAATGAAGAAGTGAGGTTAAAAGATTCGGAACCTATTCATGTTGAACACCAGAATAATAGAGGAAATGACCAAGAACAGTTCAAACATCATTTGGTTAAAATCATTATTGAACAGCTGGAATTAGTTAAGCAAATTTATTCCCCAGAAGAATATGAAAAAGTTCTCCGTGAACACTTGAATGACCAACTACCTCTTCATGAGTATTATCTGATCGGCAAAATGCTATTAAATCATTATCAAGAACATCGACAGAAGGCAAACTTTGATTTGTGGTGGCACTCCATGTATCAAAAGTACAGGAACTATCCACCTTTATTGTTAGAATTACAATATTTAAAAGAAAATGAAAGAGAATTAGAGGAGTGA
- a CDS encoding NAD-dependent epimerase/dehydratase family protein codes for MKILVTGGAGFIGSHLVDRLLKMGHEVTSVDNLSTGNMDFHKEIHGNPNFRFIQGTVFEKELIKKLVDECDVIFHLAAVLGVKNTVENPLHVIQGNIEGTQVVLEQAYIQKKKVVFSSTSEIYGKNLELPYREDSSRVLGPTTTDRWCYATAKALDEHLCFAYARKGLPVSIVRYFNIYGPRAIATQYGGVIPRFIVSALKNEPITVYGTGEQTRCFTYKDDAVDGTILCMDMKHNNQVFNIGTEHQISITQLAELIKDLTNSQSPIIYIPYEEAYGLGYEDSPMRVPDLTKARQVLGYSPSIKIEDGLKKTINWYRKNYKFT; via the coding sequence ATGAAAATACTAGTGACAGGTGGAGCTGGGTTTATTGGTTCACATCTTGTAGATAGATTATTGAAGATGGGACATGAAGTGACTAGCGTGGATAACTTATCAACAGGTAATATGGATTTTCATAAAGAGATTCATGGGAACCCAAACTTCCGATTTATCCAAGGAACTGTGTTCGAGAAGGAATTAATAAAGAAACTTGTAGATGAATGTGATGTCATTTTCCATTTAGCTGCGGTATTAGGGGTAAAGAATACGGTTGAAAACCCGCTGCATGTTATCCAAGGAAACATTGAAGGAACCCAAGTTGTATTGGAGCAAGCGTATATACAAAAAAAGAAGGTGGTATTTTCTTCTACGTCAGAGATATATGGAAAGAACTTGGAACTTCCTTACCGTGAGGATTCATCTCGTGTTTTGGGACCAACAACGACGGATCGGTGGTGCTATGCGACTGCAAAAGCATTAGATGAGCATCTTTGCTTTGCCTATGCACGTAAAGGTTTGCCTGTATCCATTGTGCGCTACTTTAATATATATGGTCCTCGGGCTATCGCTACACAATATGGGGGAGTCATTCCAAGATTTATCGTTTCGGCATTGAAAAATGAGCCTATCACCGTTTATGGAACAGGAGAGCAAACACGCTGTTTTACGTATAAAGATGATGCTGTAGACGGAACCATTCTATGTATGGACATGAAGCACAATAATCAAGTGTTTAATATTGGTACTGAACACCAAATATCAATTACCCAACTTGCTGAATTGATTAAGGATTTGACTAATTCACAGTCCCCTATCATTTATATCCCTTATGAGGAAGCATATGGCTTAGGTTATGAGGATTCACCGATGCGGGTACCAGATTTAACAAAAGCAAGACAAGTTCTTGGGTACTCTCCATCCATTAAAATTGAGGATGGATTAAAGAAAACCATTAATTGGTACAGGAAGAATTATAAGTTTACCTAA
- a CDS encoding nucleotide sugar dehydrogenase: MEEWEINRNNTVSSIGVVGLGYVGLPLALTLIKKGLEVKGIDNDKRKIDNLKKGKSYLTDVGDKTIQEAIATNRFTASTDFSLLSSVKAIIICVPTPLDNLHNPDLTYLQSAGFEISKYLQRDQLIILESSTYPGTTKEVLVPILEKGGLKVGNDFFVGYSPERIDPGNHQLGMHEIPKIISGVTDNCLERVYNLYQLIFTKLVKVTSTEIAELTKLVENAHRLINISFINELAIICDSLNVNIWEVIRAASTKPFGFTAYYPGPGIGGHCIPVDPLYLQWKARQFGIESEFINMALSVNRHSSKYVVERVSEILHQQFKNLEKANVLIYGVTYKRDVNDVRESPVFQIIHLLQQKGIRVSYHDPYIPEIMVDGVPMYSRELTEQNLQEADCVLIFSDHSIIPVQKILDYAPLIFDTRNVTEGMKGKAKVFRLGGGIV, translated from the coding sequence ATGGAGGAATGGGAGATAAATAGAAATAATACAGTTTCCAGCATAGGAGTCGTTGGTTTGGGGTATGTAGGACTACCTCTTGCATTGACTCTTATAAAAAAGGGACTTGAGGTTAAAGGAATTGATAATGATAAAAGGAAAATAGATAATTTAAAAAAAGGCAAAAGCTATTTAACAGATGTTGGAGACAAAACTATTCAAGAGGCAATTGCAACAAATAGATTCACAGCATCGACAGATTTTTCTTTGTTATCTTCTGTAAAAGCTATTATTATTTGTGTTCCAACACCATTAGATAATCTCCATAATCCAGATTTAACCTATTTACAAAGTGCTGGGTTTGAGATAAGTAAGTATCTTCAGCGGGATCAACTAATTATTTTAGAAAGCTCCACCTACCCTGGAACAACAAAAGAAGTATTAGTCCCTATTCTTGAAAAAGGAGGCTTAAAGGTCGGTAATGACTTTTTTGTTGGTTATTCTCCAGAAAGAATAGACCCTGGAAATCACCAACTAGGAATGCACGAAATACCAAAGATTATCAGTGGAGTTACTGATAATTGCTTAGAGAGAGTCTACAATCTATATCAGCTGATTTTTACTAAACTCGTAAAAGTAACCAGTACAGAAATCGCAGAACTTACTAAACTAGTAGAAAATGCCCACCGACTTATTAATATTTCGTTTATAAATGAGTTAGCGATTATATGTGACTCGCTAAATGTTAATATATGGGAGGTTATTCGGGCGGCTAGTACAAAACCTTTTGGTTTTACGGCATATTATCCTGGACCGGGGATTGGTGGTCATTGTATCCCAGTAGATCCCTTATATTTACAATGGAAGGCAAGGCAATTTGGTATAGAGAGTGAATTTATTAACATGGCTTTGTCCGTCAATAGACATTCATCAAAATATGTTGTAGAAAGAGTATCAGAAATCCTTCATCAACAATTTAAGAACTTAGAAAAAGCCAATGTTTTGATATATGGTGTCACCTATAAGCGGGATGTTAATGATGTTAGGGAATCCCCAGTTTTTCAGATTATACACTTACTTCAGCAAAAGGGAATACGTGTATCCTATCATGATCCGTACATCCCGGAGATAATGGTTGATGGGGTACCAATGTATAGTAGAGAATTGACTGAACAAAATTTACAAGAGGCTGATTGTGTCTTGATCTTTTCCGATCACTCGATCATTCCTGTTCAGAAAATACTAGACTATGCACCATTAATCTTTGATACAAGAAATGTCACTGAAGGAATGAAAGGAAAGGCAAAGGTTTTTAGATTAGGAGGAGGAATTGTATGA
- a CDS encoding ArsR/SmtB family transcription factor, whose translation MSVYITQKASYDLDKHWFKNIEDRIQPELIELLKDQETIHLVGYLLLLIKKSPYKNSLQQFISWLKELSIGEIYELLYIYFRENPLKDLDYFRNYYVTVLSLWDEIYKVKDDVNRYLTFAAEEKKLKQNSIAPDMIVEECTNGIYIQQSEEISGIILIPTYHFSPQNRIYSFKETILIQFSVDIPNEGEQKVPLSLIRKTKALADEKRLRILQILATEPKTFTQLVRLTNLSKSNLHYHLVLLRSAGLIKITNFMFSQQPDLYEIRPNAFYNQKEELEAYIYSGQV comes from the coding sequence TTGTCTGTATATATAACGCAAAAAGCAAGCTATGATTTGGATAAACATTGGTTTAAGAATATCGAGGATCGTATCCAACCAGAATTGATAGAATTATTGAAGGATCAAGAAACAATACATCTTGTAGGATATTTACTCCTTCTTATTAAGAAAAGTCCATATAAGAATTCACTACAACAATTTATCTCTTGGTTGAAGGAACTATCAATCGGTGAAATCTATGAATTGTTATATATCTATTTTAGAGAAAATCCCTTAAAGGATCTCGATTATTTTAGAAACTATTACGTAACAGTATTGTCTTTATGGGATGAGATTTATAAGGTAAAAGATGATGTGAATCGCTACTTAACGTTTGCAGCGGAGGAAAAAAAATTAAAACAGAACAGTATTGCCCCTGATATGATTGTTGAAGAATGCACAAATGGAATCTACATTCAACAAAGTGAGGAAATCTCAGGAATTATATTAATCCCTACCTACCATTTTTCTCCTCAAAATAGAATATACAGTTTTAAGGAAACTATCTTAATCCAATTTTCCGTCGATATCCCAAACGAGGGTGAACAAAAAGTACCCTTATCTTTAATAAGAAAGACGAAAGCTCTGGCTGACGAGAAACGGCTTAGAATTTTGCAAATTCTAGCTACTGAACCTAAAACCTTTACACAACTTGTAAGATTAACAAACCTTTCAAAAAGTAACTTACATTATCATTTAGTTTTGCTACGTTCGGCTGGCCTAATTAAAATCACTAACTTTATGTTTTCCCAGCAGCCAGACTTGTACGAGATTCGTCCGAATGCTTTTTATAACCAAAAAGAAGAGTTAGAGGCATACATATATTCGGGGCAAGTGTAA